A genomic region of Phosphitispora fastidiosa contains the following coding sequences:
- the secA gene encoding preprotein translocase subunit SecA — protein sequence MLGFVKKLFDDNAKIIKKLQKTVNEINGLEPELQRLTDTELQGKTGEFRNRLADGADIDDILPEAFAVVREASKRVLGMRHFDVQLIGGMVLHQGRISEMRTGEGKTLVATLPAYLNALTGRGVHIVTVNDYLATRDSEWMGQIFRFMGLSVGLIVHGLDYDEKIAAYSSDIVYGTNNEFGFDYLRDNMVIQKENMVQRDLYYAIVDEVDSILIDEARTPLIISGQADKATDLYYTMAKVVPRLKREEHFTVDEKAHTVVLTEEGVTAVEQILGVQNLYEDDHIELTHHLNQALKAHGLMKRDRDYVVKDGEVIIVDEFTGRLMLGRRYSEGLHQAIEAKEGVKIERESQTLATITFQNYFRMYEKLAGMTGTAITEEDEFRKIYGLDVVVIPTNRPMIRKDLPDVIYKTEKAKFDAAVDEIAERHALGQPVLVGTISIEKSEELSVTLKKRGIPHQVLNAKHHEKEAEIVAQAGRFGAVTIATNMAGRGTDILLGGNPEFLAQEQAKKGDNEQVDRENYEKLFNKIKAETDQEHEKVVSLGGLHIIGTERHESRRIDNQLRGRTGRQGDPGSTRFYISMEDDLMRLFGSDNISSLMGKLGMEDDIPIEHSLITRSIETAQKRVENRNFDIRKNVLEYDDVMNKQREVIYEQRRRVLLEENLRETINQMIETMIDSDMDVYCNPGVHPEEWDLQGLLEHAGELYLPHHELTPEDLADMGRDAVKDLLYKKSMDTYDAREQELGEENARHIEKVILLRMVDEKWMDHLDAMDQLRQGIGLRAYGQKDPLVEYKFEGYEMFQNMISSIQEDVVRYIFRVNVVKEPVAQHQNVTENRYNEDSGPRQPRKVENRVGRNDPCPCGSGKKYKKCCGS from the coding sequence ATGCTAGGGTTTGTGAAGAAGCTGTTTGATGATAATGCTAAGATTATCAAAAAGCTCCAGAAAACCGTTAATGAAATAAATGGTCTTGAGCCGGAACTTCAGAGGCTGACAGACACTGAACTGCAGGGGAAAACAGGAGAGTTTAGAAACAGACTGGCTGATGGCGCTGATATTGATGACATTCTTCCGGAGGCATTTGCTGTTGTCAGGGAAGCCTCTAAAAGGGTATTGGGAATGAGGCATTTTGATGTCCAACTGATAGGTGGGATGGTCCTTCACCAGGGAAGAATATCTGAGATGAGGACCGGTGAAGGTAAAACCCTTGTGGCCACACTGCCGGCGTACCTTAATGCTCTTACCGGGCGGGGAGTGCATATTGTTACGGTAAACGATTATCTGGCCACAAGGGACAGTGAATGGATGGGGCAGATTTTCAGGTTTATGGGTCTATCTGTTGGCCTGATTGTTCACGGGCTGGATTATGATGAAAAAATTGCGGCCTATAGTTCTGATATAGTTTACGGAACCAATAATGAGTTTGGTTTCGATTACCTCAGGGATAATATGGTAATTCAAAAAGAGAACATGGTCCAGAGGGACCTCTATTATGCTATTGTGGATGAGGTTGACAGTATTCTGATTGATGAGGCCAGAACCCCGCTGATTATATCAGGACAGGCTGACAAGGCTACCGACCTTTATTACACAATGGCAAAAGTAGTGCCAAGACTGAAAAGGGAAGAACATTTTACTGTTGATGAAAAGGCTCACACCGTTGTTCTTACCGAGGAGGGTGTGACCGCAGTTGAGCAAATCCTGGGGGTTCAGAACCTCTATGAAGATGACCATATCGAACTCACACACCACCTGAACCAGGCGCTCAAGGCCCATGGCCTGATGAAAAGGGACCGGGATTATGTGGTTAAAGACGGTGAAGTAATCATTGTGGATGAGTTTACCGGGCGGCTGATGCTGGGACGCCGTTACAGTGAAGGCCTGCACCAGGCTATTGAGGCCAAAGAGGGGGTCAAAATTGAACGGGAGTCTCAGACCCTGGCCACCATTACGTTCCAGAACTATTTCCGGATGTATGAGAAGCTGGCAGGAATGACAGGTACTGCTATAACTGAAGAGGACGAGTTCCGCAAAATCTATGGGCTCGATGTGGTAGTTATTCCTACTAACAGGCCAATGATAAGGAAAGATTTGCCGGATGTTATCTACAAGACCGAGAAGGCCAAGTTTGATGCTGCCGTAGACGAAATCGCGGAACGGCATGCCCTGGGGCAGCCGGTTCTGGTGGGTACCATTTCCATTGAGAAATCTGAAGAATTAAGTGTGACGCTGAAGAAACGGGGTATTCCGCATCAGGTACTTAATGCAAAGCATCATGAAAAGGAAGCGGAAATCGTAGCCCAAGCCGGTCGTTTCGGTGCAGTTACTATTGCCACTAACATGGCCGGTCGTGGTACTGACATCCTCCTGGGGGGGAACCCTGAGTTCCTGGCACAGGAACAGGCAAAGAAGGGTGACAACGAACAGGTTGACCGGGAAAACTATGAAAAACTTTTCAATAAAATTAAAGCCGAAACTGATCAGGAGCACGAAAAAGTTGTATCTCTCGGAGGCCTGCATATTATAGGTACTGAGCGCCATGAGAGCCGTCGTATTGATAATCAGCTCCGCGGTCGTACCGGACGGCAGGGTGACCCCGGGTCCACCCGGTTCTATATTTCGATGGAAGATGATCTGATGCGCCTTTTTGGCTCTGATAATATCAGCTCTTTGATGGGCAAACTGGGGATGGAAGATGATATTCCGATTGAACATTCCCTGATTACCAGGTCAATTGAGACAGCCCAGAAGAGGGTGGAGAACCGCAACTTCGATATCAGGAAAAACGTTTTGGAATATGATGATGTAATGAACAAGCAGCGGGAAGTAATTTATGAACAGCGCCGGCGGGTGCTTCTTGAAGAAAACCTCAGGGAAACCATCAACCAGATGATTGAGACAATGATAGACAGCGACATGGATGTCTACTGCAACCCGGGGGTACACCCCGAGGAATGGGATCTTCAGGGGCTGCTTGAGCACGCAGGTGAATTGTACCTGCCCCATCATGAACTGACTCCTGAGGATTTGGCAGACATGGGCAGGGATGCGGTCAAAGACCTATTGTACAAAAAGTCAATGGATACGTATGATGCCCGTGAACAGGAGCTTGGTGAGGAAAATGCCAGGCATATCGAAAAGGTAATTTTGCTCCGCATGGTTGACGAAAAATGGATGGACCACCTTGATGCCATGGACCAGCTGCGGCAGGGTATCGGACTCCGGGCGTATGGGCAGAAGGATCCTTTGGTGGAATACAAGTTTGAGGGATATGAGATGTTCCAGAACATGATTTCATCTATCCAGGAGGATGTCGTTCGCTATATCTTCAGGGTAAATGTTGTCAAGGAACCCGTTGCCCAGCACCAGAATGTTACTGAGAACAGATATAACGAGGACAGCGGGCCCAGGCAGCCGCGGAAGGTGGAAAACCGTGTCGGCAGGAATGACCCGTGTCCCTGTGGAAGCGGGAAGAAATACAAAAAGTGCTGTGGCAGTTAG
- a CDS encoding DUF5317 domain-containing protein — translation MFFEIIIAAVIIGMVTGGRFSNLSQLKIKFIYVIVVAYLIQVGIDFGAPRWEFGGYSYLHTLSYLILLFALVKNRSIPGMQLIIAGTLLNFAVIALNAGQMPVRADVIPAQMAELLAAGRGGTHGLMTDETSLAFLADIFYIKLPYQRQLISIGDILLNAGVLALIIKVIRGKTQ, via the coding sequence ATGTTTTTTGAAATTATAATTGCTGCTGTTATTATCGGCATGGTGACCGGAGGACGTTTCAGCAATCTCAGTCAGTTAAAAATTAAATTTATATATGTTATTGTGGTGGCCTACTTAATTCAAGTAGGCATTGATTTTGGAGCCCCCAGGTGGGAGTTTGGGGGATATTCCTATCTGCACACCCTTTCATATCTGATCCTATTGTTTGCCTTAGTTAAAAACCGCAGCATACCAGGGATGCAGCTAATTATTGCGGGAACCCTGCTTAATTTTGCGGTTATTGCGTTAAATGCCGGTCAGATGCCGGTGCGTGCTGATGTAATTCCCGCGCAGATGGCTGAGCTCCTGGCCGCCGGGAGGGGTGGGACCCATGGGCTGATGACAGATGAGACATCATTGGCCTTCCTGGCAGACATATTTTATATAAAATTGCCATACCAGCGTCAATTGATCAGCATAGGGGATATCCTGCTAAATGCAGGAGTTTTGGCGTTGATAATAAAAGTAATCAGGGGTAAAACCCAATAA
- a CDS encoding HD-GYP domain-containing protein, whose amino-acid sequence METGAVSKTAAAGHRVVTFITVTSGLLVVFISIFLINQRFLSPVAIYAMLSFIAQLMPARLSQGTVFSVAFILDLVLLALYGVPAAIITRFVTTFASGFFAILLGREASFSGIVKLSSQMALATGAAGVAYLAGLPPVAASVMASVVYFLVYTVFIALEGVLHTGDSFYANWSSAIKTIGGNFFALAFLTYLLVYIIRHSVLESQLFVLLLFFVPVMLVSHAFRLSLNIQQSYLKTVRTLAKAIEAKDPYMKGHSERVAELTLALAKEFSFSEKDLQKLEYVALLHDAGKIGVSDEILNKPGALSYEEYETVKQHAILGAEILQKIKFLSSKASFVMHHHERYDGTGYPAGLKGESIPLVSRLLALADAYDAMTTDRPFRGAKTPEQAVAEIEQLAGTQFDPNLIGKFKKVLYRRGEILDVF is encoded by the coding sequence ATGGAAACAGGGGCCGTTTCTAAAACAGCTGCTGCTGGTCACCGGGTAGTCACATTTATTACAGTGACCAGTGGATTACTGGTTGTGTTCATTAGTATATTTCTTATAAATCAAAGATTTCTTTCGCCGGTGGCTATTTATGCAATGCTTTCTTTTATAGCACAGCTAATGCCGGCTCGGTTGTCACAGGGAACTGTTTTTTCGGTGGCGTTTATCCTGGACCTGGTGCTGCTCGCTCTTTATGGTGTTCCTGCAGCAATAATAACTAGATTTGTGACAACTTTTGCCTCCGGGTTTTTTGCCATACTGCTTGGGCGGGAGGCGTCCTTTAGCGGTATCGTCAAATTATCCTCTCAGATGGCTTTGGCTACAGGAGCGGCAGGTGTGGCTTACCTGGCGGGTTTGCCTCCGGTGGCTGCATCTGTAATGGCATCAGTGGTTTATTTCCTTGTATATACTGTATTTATCGCTCTTGAAGGTGTTCTGCATACAGGAGACTCCTTTTATGCCAACTGGTCTTCAGCCATAAAGACCATTGGAGGCAACTTTTTTGCCCTGGCATTTTTAACATATCTCTTAGTTTATATAATTAGACACAGTGTTTTGGAATCACAGTTATTTGTTCTCCTCCTCTTTTTTGTTCCGGTTATGTTAGTGAGTCACGCATTCAGGTTGTCCCTGAATATACAGCAGAGCTACCTGAAGACTGTGAGGACTCTTGCCAAGGCTATAGAGGCCAAAGACCCGTACATGAAGGGACATTCTGAGCGGGTCGCGGAGCTGACTCTGGCACTGGCAAAGGAGTTCAGTTTTTCTGAAAAGGACCTCCAGAAGCTTGAGTATGTCGCCCTCCTTCATGATGCAGGGAAAATAGGGGTTTCTGACGAAATACTTAACAAGCCCGGGGCGCTTTCTTATGAGGAGTATGAGACGGTTAAACAGCATGCTATTCTGGGGGCAGAAATTCTGCAGAAAATAAAGTTTCTTTCTTCTAAAGCCTCTTTTGTGATGCACCATCATGAGAGGTATGACGGCACAGGGTATCCTGCCGGGCTGAAGGGCGAAAGTATACCGCTTGTGTCACGGTTATTGGCTCTGGCGGACGCATATGATGCTATGACCACTGACCGCCCCTTCAGAGGAGCCAAAACTCCGGAGCAGGCGGTTGCGGAGATAGAACAACTGGCCGGTACCCAATTTGACCCTAACTTGATTGGAAAGTTTAAAAAAGTACTTTACAGACGGGGTGAGATTTTAGATGTTTTTTGA
- a CDS encoding HD-GYP domain-containing protein, whose translation MNGSPPAIVKIYIIVTVTSAIVLLFLLIPSFQINSEMIKEFLFFSVLAIFADSMPVSLPRGGRVTVTEAVAFASIVLFGPTISAFVMLAANIASEIISKSKIHRLAFNCAQFVLATGTAGLVYQYLGGSRYNISLENVLPYIGATFAYLAVNGTAFSLIMSLEFNISLYGIWLTNMRWAIPNLIMLAPLGLLMAKTYTYTGPMGVILFFAPLLLARYIFKSYMDTREVYINTLEALAGALDAKDRYTRGHSDRVANYAVELARQLRLREDQVEAIQHMAFLHDIGKIGISDELLTRVGRLADNEFDKIKLHPVIGEHILKDLNYLGSFTHFVRNHHEKYDGSGYPDGLKGKVIPLGARIITLADSFDAMTSDRSYRSKMTPEEALEEVRNCSGTHFDPELVEAFVLLRSGKPTEEYRAFLEAASVAEK comes from the coding sequence TTGAACGGTTCCCCTCCCGCGATAGTTAAAATATATATTATTGTTACTGTAACATCTGCAATAGTTTTACTATTTCTATTAATTCCTTCTTTTCAAATTAATAGCGAAATGATTAAAGAATTCCTGTTTTTTTCAGTTTTGGCGATTTTTGCTGATTCAATGCCTGTATCGCTGCCGCGGGGAGGCAGGGTTACGGTTACAGAGGCAGTGGCGTTTGCCAGTATTGTACTTTTTGGACCAACTATTTCCGCTTTTGTCATGTTAGCTGCCAATATTGCCAGCGAAATTATTTCGAAAAGTAAAATTCATAGACTGGCATTTAATTGTGCACAATTTGTCTTGGCTACGGGAACTGCCGGTTTAGTCTATCAATATTTGGGAGGTTCCCGTTATAATATCAGTTTAGAAAACGTGCTTCCTTATATAGGTGCTACATTCGCTTATCTTGCGGTGAATGGTACGGCATTTTCACTAATTATGTCGCTGGAGTTTAACATTTCCTTATACGGAATATGGCTTACAAATATGAGGTGGGCAATACCTAATCTAATAATGTTGGCTCCATTAGGACTGTTGATGGCAAAAACCTATACCTACACCGGTCCTATGGGAGTAATTCTGTTTTTTGCTCCATTGCTCCTGGCCCGCTATATATTTAAATCTTACATGGACACCAGGGAGGTTTATATAAATACTCTGGAGGCTTTGGCCGGCGCCCTGGATGCCAAGGACAGATATACCAGGGGTCATTCCGACCGAGTGGCCAATTATGCTGTAGAGTTGGCACGCCAGTTGAGGCTCCGGGAAGACCAGGTGGAAGCGATTCAGCACATGGCTTTCCTGCATGATATCGGCAAAATCGGTATCAGTGATGAACTCCTAACGAGAGTGGGCAGACTGGCGGACAACGAGTTTGACAAAATTAAGCTGCATCCGGTTATTGGTGAACATATCTTAAAGGATCTCAATTACCTCGGGTCTTTTACACATTTTGTCAGGAATCACCATGAGAAATATGACGGTTCCGGGTATCCTGACGGCCTTAAAGGAAAGGTCATACCACTTGGCGCCAGGATTATTACTTTGGCAGATTCCTTTGATGCCATGACTTCCGATAGGTCTTACCGTAGCAAAATGACACCGGAAGAGGCTCTGGAGGAGGTAAGGAACTGCTCGGGGACACACTTTGACCCCGAACTTGTAGAAGCCTTTGTGTTGTTACGGAGCGGTAAGCCGACAGAAGAGTATAGAGCTTTTCTGGAGGCCGCATCAGTTGCCGAGAAGTAG
- the hpf gene encoding ribosome hibernation-promoting factor, HPF/YfiA family — MKIIVRGKNIEVTNALKDYVERKLVKLEKYLDLSEAQVTLVVVKDTHKVEVTIPVNGMILRGEEATGDMYASVDLVIEKLEKQIARYKGKLSKKSRVEGKAVPAAADNESYEEPFIKKTKRFAVKPMPVEEAVMQMNLLGHSFFVFSNAETEEVNVLYKRKDGNYGLIEPEF; from the coding sequence ATGAAGATCATTGTCAGGGGAAAGAATATCGAAGTTACTAATGCTTTAAAAGATTATGTCGAAAGAAAACTTGTAAAACTTGAAAAATACCTTGATCTGTCCGAGGCACAGGTTACTTTGGTAGTTGTGAAGGATACCCACAAGGTGGAAGTGACCATACCTGTTAATGGAATGATACTTAGAGGAGAAGAGGCAACCGGTGATATGTATGCTTCGGTTGACCTGGTTATTGAGAAACTTGAGAAACAGATTGCCAGGTATAAGGGTAAGCTGAGCAAAAAGTCCAGGGTGGAAGGCAAGGCTGTACCTGCCGCTGCTGACAACGAAAGCTATGAGGAGCCTTTTATAAAGAAGACCAAGAGGTTCGCTGTTAAGCCAATGCCGGTGGAGGAGGCTGTAATGCAAATGAATCTGCTGGGTCACAGTTTCTTTGTTTTTTCCAATGCAGAGACTGAAGAAGTAAATGTGTTGTATAAAAGGAAGGATGGAAATTATGGCTTGATTGAGCCGGAGTTCTAA
- a CDS encoding cold shock domain-containing protein has protein sequence MLGKVKWFNQEKGFGFIEREDGGDVFVHFSAIQEEGFKTLAEGQSVEFEIVEGARGPQAANVVKL, from the coding sequence ATGTTGGGTAAAGTAAAATGGTTTAATCAGGAAAAAGGATTCGGCTTTATTGAAAGGGAAGACGGAGGAGATGTATTTGTACACTTTTCCGCCATCCAGGAAGAAGGATTTAAAACCCTGGCTGAAGGTCAGAGTGTTGAATTCGAAATCGTGGAAGGTGCACGTGGACCTCAAGCTGCTAATGTTGTAAAACTATAA
- a CDS encoding zinc-ribbon domain containing protein has translation MSFEDKTLVCKECGNEFIFTAGEQEFYAEKGFENEPQRCKSCRSNRRSGGRNSGRPREMHTVVCADCGAETQVPFMPRNDRPVYCRDCFESRR, from the coding sequence ATGTCATTCGAAGACAAGACACTGGTATGTAAAGAATGTGGCAATGAATTTATATTCACTGCCGGAGAACAGGAGTTTTATGCTGAAAAAGGCTTTGAAAACGAGCCCCAGAGGTGTAAATCCTGTCGCTCCAACAGGCGTTCCGGGGGCCGGAACAGCGGAAGGCCCAGGGAGATGCACACCGTGGTATGTGCTGATTGCGGAGCGGAAACTCAGGTTCCTTTTATGCCAAGGAATGACAGGCCGGTTTACTGCCGTGACTGCTTTGAAAGCAGAAGATAA
- the fliS gene encoding flagellar export chaperone FliS has protein sequence MQANPYNTYKQTAVETASPERLVIMLYDGALKFLRIAREAVENKNIEEANRYICKAQDIINEFNVSLDMNTGEIAFNLRNIYDFWNRMLIEANIKKDPVLIEQVTEQVQDMRDAWVEAALKYKSGQPTTAAGGVNIEG, from the coding sequence ATGCAAGCTAATCCTTACAATACTTATAAACAGACAGCGGTGGAAACTGCCAGTCCCGAACGATTGGTCATTATGCTTTATGATGGGGCCCTGAAATTTCTGCGGATTGCCAGGGAAGCTGTAGAGAATAAGAACATAGAGGAAGCAAACAGATATATCTGCAAAGCCCAGGACATTATTAACGAATTTAATGTCAGCCTTGACATGAATACAGGGGAAATAGCCTTTAACCTGCGCAATATTTATGATTTCTGGAACAGGATGCTAATCGAAGCAAATATAAAAAAGGACCCCGTTCTGATTGAACAGGTCACGGAACAGGTCCAGGATATGCGTGACGCGTGGGTAGAAGCTGCTCTTAAATATAAGTCGGGTCAGCCAACAACGGCTGCAGGTGGTGTAAATATTGAAGGTTAA
- the pseG gene encoding UDP-2,4-diacetamido-2,4,6-trideoxy-beta-L-altropyranose hydrolase, which produces MLISSRKRFKPGMGRIQAVKNRNKIKVVFRADGGPQLGMGHIMRCLALAKAIQDAALEQMPGHAARGENVEIMFITAQNSAVSRLIAENGYKVIGIQRSNPVGEIAKVKEILEKHDTNIVITDSYSVDRDYLEQIGCAADLVVSIDDLNQIIFTSDLVINGNVYATGMDYQSGSSDTEFLLGTDYVLLRDEFVQKGDRTLKREVNNVLVSVGGSDPLNLTPKIVQALDEVPGDFETKVIIGPGFQNLKKIAEFAGKVRNPVELLHNVKNMAALMMSSDLAVTAGGTTLYELSCTGTPAVVLLQADNQVTAAAEMAQKGALINLGMGHNVSISKLSSIITEICTDWEKRWEMSKKGPALVDGYGCRRCAHKILQKYQTKKEWSFDAS; this is translated from the coding sequence ATGCTCATATCGAGCAGAAAAAGGTTTAAGCCGGGTATGGGCAGGATACAAGCAGTAAAAAACAGGAATAAAATAAAGGTGGTCTTTCGTGCTGATGGCGGTCCCCAATTGGGTATGGGCCATATAATGAGGTGCCTGGCGCTGGCAAAGGCCATACAAGATGCAGCTCTGGAGCAGATGCCCGGACATGCGGCCAGGGGCGAAAACGTCGAAATAATGTTTATTACCGCGCAAAACAGTGCTGTCAGCAGGCTAATTGCGGAAAACGGCTACAAAGTCATCGGAATTCAGCGGAGCAATCCTGTGGGGGAAATTGCAAAAGTTAAAGAAATTTTGGAAAAACACGATACAAATATTGTTATTACTGATTCTTATTCGGTTGACCGGGATTACCTGGAGCAGATTGGTTGTGCAGCAGACCTTGTTGTTTCTATAGATGACCTTAATCAAATTATTTTTACCTCAGATTTGGTGATTAACGGAAACGTATATGCCACAGGTATGGATTACCAATCTGGAAGCTCAGATACTGAATTCCTGCTGGGGACAGATTATGTGCTGCTGCGTGATGAATTTGTCCAAAAGGGAGATAGAACCCTAAAAAGAGAAGTAAATAATGTTCTTGTATCTGTGGGAGGCAGTGACCCTCTAAACCTCACCCCCAAAATAGTACAGGCCTTGGATGAAGTGCCTGGTGATTTTGAGACAAAGGTTATTATCGGGCCAGGCTTCCAAAATTTAAAAAAAATAGCAGAGTTCGCAGGTAAGGTGCGAAATCCCGTTGAATTACTTCATAATGTGAAAAATATGGCAGCTCTGATGATGTCTTCTGATTTGGCGGTTACGGCCGGGGGGACAACATTATATGAATTATCGTGTACCGGTACACCTGCTGTAGTTCTGCTTCAGGCGGACAACCAGGTGACCGCTGCCGCTGAAATGGCACAGAAAGGCGCACTTATTAATTTGGGAATGGGACACAACGTATCAATTTCCAAATTATCATCAATAATAACTGAAATATGTACTGATTGGGAAAAGCGCTGGGAAATGAGCAAAAAGGGACCGGCTTTGGTAGACGGTTACGGCTGCCGGAGATGTGCCCATAAAATATTACAAAAGTACCAAACAAAAAAGGAGTGGAGTTTTGATGCAAGCTAA
- a CDS encoding cytidylyltransferase domain-containing protein yields MSKTACIVQARYGSTRLPGKVLLEVAGKPLLEHLIDRLRKAGTIDEIVIATTVNTDCRPIIELAEKYGVTWFAGSEDDVLERYLGAARKVNADNIIRVTSDCPLIDPATVDRVVESYLLGNADYVSNTIERTYPRGLDTEVFSRDALERADRLASEKSYREHVTLYMYRHPEDFTLMNVCAEPPLDRPDLRLTVDTPEDFKLIKEIYAALYRPGDIIEMADVIRLLNEKPGLAGINAHIEQKKV; encoded by the coding sequence ATGTCTAAAACAGCGTGTATTGTCCAGGCCAGGTATGGTTCCACCCGTTTGCCCGGGAAGGTGCTGCTGGAGGTTGCCGGGAAACCGCTCCTGGAGCATCTGATTGACCGGCTGCGCAAGGCCGGAACTATTGATGAAATTGTTATTGCCACAACAGTTAATACAGATTGTCGGCCAATCATAGAATTAGCCGAAAAGTACGGGGTTACCTGGTTTGCCGGGTCAGAGGACGATGTTCTGGAGAGGTATCTGGGGGCTGCCCGGAAGGTAAATGCCGATAACATCATCAGGGTTACCAGTGACTGTCCCCTGATTGATCCGGCAACTGTAGACAGGGTGGTTGAATCCTACCTCTTGGGAAATGCCGACTATGTCAGCAATACCATTGAACGGACTTATCCCAGGGGGCTTGATACAGAGGTATTTTCCAGAGATGCACTGGAACGGGCTGACAGGCTGGCTTCCGAAAAGTCCTACAGAGAACATGTAACTCTATATATGTACCGTCATCCTGAAGATTTCACCCTAATGAATGTTTGCGCAGAGCCTCCGCTGGACAGGCCGGACCTGAGGCTGACTGTTGATACTCCAGAGGATTTTAAGCTGATTAAGGAAATTTATGCGGCTTTGTACAGACCCGGTGATATTATCGAAATGGCCGATGTTATCCGGCTGCTTAACGAAAAGCCGGGGCTGGCAGGAATAAATGCTCATATCGAGCAGAAAAAGGTTTAA
- the pseI gene encoding pseudaminic acid synthase has product MAQEIKIAGKTIGPGHPCFIIAEAGSNHDRDLGQAKRLIDAAVEAGADAVKFQTFTADKIAANTSHEIMKLGNEYEGVPTLYELYKGLELPREWQAELMEYALSKGIIFLTTPFDYDAVELMEKLDVPAYKIASFELVDLPFLNYIGKKGKPVILSTGMASLGEIEEALEAVYAAGNRQAALLHCGISYPMPLGDVNLAVMDTLKTAFQVPVGYSDHTLGITVPIAAAARGARVIEKHFTIDNSLKGPDHKFALNPGELKAMVKGIREAEMCVGSPVKRLAESEKIHHQRGRRSIFAATDIPIGAEITREMLAILRPGVGLHPRYLDTVIGRKAAVDIKTNEPITWDKI; this is encoded by the coding sequence ATGGCACAGGAAATAAAGATTGCCGGCAAAACCATAGGACCCGGTCACCCCTGTTTCATCATCGCTGAGGCCGGCAGCAACCATGACCGGGACCTGGGCCAGGCCAAGCGGCTTATTGATGCTGCTGTTGAGGCCGGGGCGGATGCGGTAAAATTTCAGACCTTTACTGCAGATAAGATTGCTGCAAATACCTCTCATGAAATCATGAAACTCGGTAACGAGTACGAGGGTGTCCCAACCCTCTATGAGCTGTATAAAGGCCTTGAACTGCCCCGGGAATGGCAGGCTGAACTGATGGAATATGCACTGAGCAAAGGAATCATTTTTCTGACCACACCCTTTGATTATGACGCTGTTGAACTGATGGAGAAGCTTGACGTTCCGGCTTACAAAATAGCTTCATTCGAACTGGTTGATTTACCTTTTCTCAACTATATAGGCAAAAAAGGAAAACCGGTTATCCTGTCAACAGGGATGGCGTCCCTGGGAGAAATTGAAGAAGCCCTGGAAGCGGTATATGCAGCAGGCAACAGGCAGGCGGCGCTGCTGCACTGCGGTATCAGCTATCCGATGCCGCTGGGGGATGTCAACCTGGCTGTTATGGATACTCTGAAGACAGCGTTCCAAGTTCCGGTAGGTTATTCCGATCATACTTTGGGTATAACCGTGCCTATAGCGGCTGCCGCCAGGGGGGCCCGGGTAATCGAAAAACACTTTACCATTGATAACAGTCTAAAGGGACCGGACCACAAGTTTGCCCTGAATCCCGGTGAACTTAAGGCAATGGTCAAAGGTATCCGGGAGGCTGAAATGTGTGTGGGCAGCCCGGTAAAAAGACTGGCTGAATCCGAGAAAATTCATCACCAGAGGGGCCGAAGAAGCATTTTTGCGGCCACAGATATTCCCATCGGAGCAGAGATAACCAGGGAAATGCTGGCAATACTGCGTCCCGGCGTCGGGCTCCATCCCAGGTATCTGGACACAGTTATCGGCAGAAAGGCAGCAGTTGATATTAAGACCAATGAGCCGATCACCTGGGACAAGATATAA